From the genome of Mycobacterium kansasii ATCC 12478:
TGTGCGGGTTACCGAGGCGGACACGGACGGGCTATCAGCCGATCAACAACAAGCGGTCACCGCCCTGGCCGAATCCCCGTGGCTGGTACAGCCTTTGGCCGCGCCCGCCGGCGCCGGCAAGACCCATTCCCTCAAAGCGTTACGCACCGCCGCCCACCGCGGCGGCCGCACCGTGGTCGTGCTCGCGCCCCAAGGCCGCGCTGTCGACGTGGCGATCAACGAGTGCGCCGGCGACGAGGGCTACACCGTGGACAAGGCCCTCCTCGAGCTACGCAACGGGCGGTTAAGACTCGATCACCGCAACATCGTGGTCGTCGACGAAGCCGGCCTCATCGGCAACAACCAGCTGCGTGACCTGCTGGAGTACACCACCGGCTCCGGGACGAAGACCCTGCTCGTTGGAGACGCTCACCAGCTGGCGCCGGTGCGTAAACGCGGCGGTATGTTCGAGCAACTGTGCGCCGATCTGCCTTGGTCCCAACGCCTTTCGGAAGTCTGGCGGATGCTCGACCCCGAAGAACGCACCGCATCGCTCGCGTTACGCAACGGCGGCCCCAAACCATTGCGGCGCGCCATCGCGTGGTATCGCGATCACGACCGGCTGCGCTGCGGCGATGAAGTCACCATGGCCCACGACGCGCTGGAGGCCTACCGCGCCGATGTGGCCGCCGGCAAAGACCCGCTGCTCATGCCCGACAAGTGGGAACTGTGCGACGCACTGAACAAGCAGATTCACAACGACAACGTTGCTGCGGACGCCCCTACCGTCACCGCCGCCCGCGATCACCACATCGGCGCCGGGGACACCATCGTCACCCGCCACAACGACGCCACGATCACGGTCGGTATCCGGGACGAACACGGCCAGCCCGCGGTGAGCAAGACCGCATCGCAGGTGCGCAACGGTCAGCGCTGGATCGTCGAAGCAGTCGACACCGCCCGTCAGACAATCCTCGCCCGCCGCATCGGTGATGACGCCGTGGCCATCCTCGGCGGCGACTACCTACGTGAACACGTCCACCATGGGTATGCCGTCACGCTGCAATCCGAACAGGGTGACACCGGGCAAACCGCATACCCCATCGTCAGCGCGCGCACCGACCGCAAATCGCTGTACACGGGCCTGACCCGCGGCCGCGAAATGAACCGCGTATTCATCTACGACAAGATCGCCGGGGAAGGCGACCACGAACACGCCGAACCGGCCCCCGGTGTACACCAGGCCCGCCGCGGTGACAGCCACCAGGCTGCCGAACTCGTGCGCGCCATCACCGGCCGCGACAACCGGCCCCAAACCGTCCACCAAGTCGCCGCGGCAACCGACCGCGGCCGGCTTCCCGACCGGGTAGCCCGGTTCACCGCCAAACGCGACCACGACCTCGCGCGCCGCCGCGGCGCCCACCGGGCCTGGTCCGACCACCAAGCCAGCGAGCACGCCGAGCGGAACCGCTGGATGCGCGAATACCGTGACCGCAGCACCGACCAGACACACAAGGCCCGCACCCGCCAACGGAGCAGCGACACCGGCTACGACCTCGGACTGTAGAACGGGTGCCGGGCGGCTATTCGACGCAATGGACGGCGATGACGATGCCAGACCAGCTCGGGCGTTCATCGTTTCCGCTATGACGCCACCGGCCTACGAGGCAAACGCATGCGACTGCTCGATGACCTCTCCACCAGTGATGCCGGCCATCCGCAGGAAGCCCTGATCGGCATAACCGATGTCATCTGTCTCGACGACACCCCGAACGTCATGCACGACCTACGTGTAGCCTCGGCGAGCGGGTTGCCGGGAGGGCAAGCCGTGCGGAGTCTTATCCGACAAAACCTGAGGGGTGCTTGCCGCCTGGTTGGGCTACCCTTGCCCCTTATGCCAAACACCGTGCGCATCAACACTGCCAGCGTGCAGGAGACCACGACGGGCGGAGCGTCCTGGCGGCCGGGACGACCGCCGTTATGCCCCCGGCGATAACCGGTCTGTCGTGCCAACCCAGCGCCGCCGCCGTGAGCGCCGCCGATGCCATGATGTCGGGATTCGCCGCCGCGTTGAGCGCCCGGATCACCTCCTACACGGGCAAAGTCACTGCGGCCGTTGACGGTTACACGGCGAACGAAGCCAACTCAGCAGCCGAAATGACCGCCGTAGCCCCTGTGGTGATGGTCTAACCCATGACCGCACCGCTGCCTACCCTCTCGCAGCTGTTGAACTGGCCCTACGAGCACCTCAACGAAGCACCGGCATATTGGCAAGCCCTGGCCTCGAAGTGCTACGACGCGGTTGGTCAGGTGTGGCGCGACACGCTGAACATGGACTGGGAAGGCGAAGCCATTACCGCGCTGCGCGCCGCAACCGGCGCCGACAAAACCATAGCCGCAAACGTATACGACCAGGTGACGCAACAGGCGTGCAAGGAAGCCCGCAGCGGGGCATCGCAAATCCTCGATGCCCGCAACCGGCTGAAATACAAGGTGCAAGACGCCGAAGAAGCCGGGTTCAGCGTGAGTGAGGACATGTCCGTCTACGACACCCACACCACCGCCAACCCAGTCGAGCTGGCCGACCGCCAGGCGCAGGCACAGGCGTTCGCCGAAGACATCAGGTTGCGGGCGGCGAAACTGGTCACTGCGGACACCGACGTTGCCCAGAAGGTGACCGCCACGATGGCCGGGATCGGACCCCAGGCGTTCGGGGAACCGATCAACGCCGACGACACGATCATCGGAGACAACAAGCACAACGGGGTCCAACTCGTCGACTTCACACAAGACAACGCCGCTGGCACCAACCCACCACCATTTGCACCGTGGGACACTCCCGATGGAACACCGCCGCCGGGCACTGGCCTGAGTCCGAAGCTGCAGCAGATGCTGCTCGGCAGTAATCCAGCTAGTTTGACCGGCCAGGGTCTTGTAGAGAATATGCAGCGGTTCGTGCAGTCACTTCCCGAAAACGATCCCAGGACCGCGTGGTTACGCGGTCAGGTTGCGGATCTGCAGGCGCATGTGACGGACATCGAGTACGCCCGCACCCATTGCACCACAAGAGATTGGATCGAACGCACCAGCCAGTTCGCCAGCGGTGTGATCGTTACCGGCTACGGCCTGCTGGCCGCAGAGACCGGGGTCGGGCTCGCTGTCGCTGGCGCCGGTGGTGTCGGCACGATCATAGCGGGCACGAATCTGCTGCGATGC
Proteins encoded in this window:
- a CDS encoding AAA family ATPase, which codes for MEIIGAQLPIEVDGDERSPREQIEAAVDEIAIRVSEPRAAHHREGHERYTIDLVLAEERQLLNMVDIRDDRAVVRVTEADTDGLSADQQQAVTALAESPWLVQPLAAPAGAGKTHSLKALRTAAHRGGRTVVVLAPQGRAVDVAINECAGDEGYTVDKALLELRNGRLRLDHRNIVVVDEAGLIGNNQLRDLLEYTTGSGTKTLLVGDAHQLAPVRKRGGMFEQLCADLPWSQRLSEVWRMLDPEERTASLALRNGGPKPLRRAIAWYRDHDRLRCGDEVTMAHDALEAYRADVAAGKDPLLMPDKWELCDALNKQIHNDNVAADAPTVTAARDHHIGAGDTIVTRHNDATITVGIRDEHGQPAVSKTASQVRNGQRWIVEAVDTARQTILARRIGDDAVAILGGDYLREHVHHGYAVTLQSEQGDTGQTAYPIVSARTDRKSLYTGLTRGREMNRVFIYDKIAGEGDHEHAEPAPGVHQARRGDSHQAAELVRAITGRDNRPQTVHQVAAATDRGRLPDRVARFTAKRDHDLARRRGAHRAWSDHQASEHAERNRWMREYRDRSTDQTHKARTRQRSSDTGYDLGL
- a CDS encoding DUF7161 family protein is translated as MRLLDDLSTSDAGHPQEALIGITDVICLDDTPNVMHDLRVASASGLPGGQAVRSLIRQNLRGACRLVGLPLPLMPNTVRINTASVQETTTGGASWRPGRPPLCPRR